A genome region from Hymenobacter tibetensis includes the following:
- a CDS encoding LytR/AlgR family response regulator transcription factor, whose translation MKILIVEDEEMAVKKLTRTLASVEPTAEVVGVAGSIRETVNWLNAHPAPELILMDIELADGQSFQIFEETEVKSTVVFTTSYDEYAIKAFKVNSIDYLLKPIQKEDLRAALDKYSQVKALYQGPATEPAINVSSLIRELQQLQPKEYRQRFLVQYAQKLVSVETPHIAYFYSDERLNLFKTFDGKKMAVDYTLDELEAMLDPTRFFRISRSFLVAIDSVEQIQPYFGNRLALQLKPGIDKEVIVSREKLTPFKTWMGK comes from the coding sequence ATGAAAATCCTGATTGTTGAGGACGAAGAAATGGCCGTCAAGAAGCTCACCCGGACCTTGGCTTCCGTGGAGCCCACGGCCGAAGTAGTGGGCGTGGCCGGCAGCATCCGCGAAACGGTGAACTGGCTGAATGCCCACCCAGCCCCGGAGTTGATTCTGATGGATATTGAGCTGGCGGATGGGCAGAGCTTCCAGATTTTCGAGGAAACCGAGGTGAAAAGCACCGTCGTGTTCACGACCAGCTACGACGAGTACGCCATCAAAGCCTTCAAGGTGAACAGCATCGACTACCTGCTCAAACCTATTCAGAAAGAGGATCTGCGGGCTGCACTCGACAAGTATTCTCAGGTGAAAGCTCTGTACCAAGGCCCCGCCACCGAGCCGGCCATAAACGTGAGCAGCCTGATTCGGGAGTTGCAGCAGTTGCAGCCCAAGGAGTATCGGCAGCGGTTTTTGGTGCAGTATGCCCAGAAGCTGGTTTCCGTTGAGACGCCGCATATTGCATACTTCTACAGCGACGAGCGTCTCAACTTGTTTAAGACCTTCGACGGCAAAAAGATGGCCGTGGATTACACCCTCGACGAATTGGAGGCCATGCTAGACCCCACTCGTTTCTTCCGCATCAGCCGGTCTTTCCTAGTAGCCATCGACAGTGTGGAGCAGATTCAGCCCTACTTCGGCAATCGGCTGGCGTTGCAGCTCAAACCAGGTATCGACAAAGAAGTGATAGTGAGCCGGGAAAAGCTGACTCCCTTTAAAACCTGGATGGGCAAGTAA
- a CDS encoding sensor histidine kinase has translation MPAQPTEQLNDRWIRISGITFLVLLAIYAYKAYENLFSLETGKLLLESIIISSLTWELDRWIIIRFRHKYPLLHQVRTRLCWVIPLCWLVNVTIDCGGMLLNNAIEFRKHYPKAAFLGAIQGSLILAFLITGIQEAVYYFSRLLQAERETEQLKKENLQTQLDSLKQQVNPHFLFNSLNTLSYLISEDAEKAEEFLDEMCKVYRYLLRNNENELTNLGTELQFIRSYFHLLKTRYGDSLHLNLAVEPSDEQRLLPSLTLQLLVENAVKHNVIHKDHPLTVHISTRADGQLTVKNNLQKKVQKVASNQVGLSNIASKFSLLKQPAIKVQQTETEFLVTIPLIQPSH, from the coding sequence ATGCCAGCTCAGCCTACGGAACAGTTAAATGATCGGTGGATCCGGATCAGTGGCATCACGTTTCTCGTGCTTCTGGCCATCTATGCCTATAAAGCTTATGAGAATCTGTTCAGTCTGGAAACCGGCAAGCTACTGCTGGAATCCATCATAATTTCGTCGCTTACCTGGGAGTTGGACCGTTGGATTATTATTCGCTTTCGGCATAAGTATCCCCTCCTACACCAAGTTCGCACCCGCTTATGTTGGGTTATTCCACTTTGCTGGCTGGTCAATGTTACAATAGACTGCGGGGGAATGCTGCTCAACAATGCCATTGAGTTTCGCAAGCATTACCCAAAGGCAGCGTTTCTGGGTGCTATTCAGGGGAGCTTGATTCTTGCTTTCTTGATTACGGGCATTCAGGAGGCGGTGTACTACTTCTCGCGGCTGCTACAGGCCGAACGAGAAACCGAGCAGCTCAAGAAGGAAAACCTGCAAACCCAGCTCGACAGCCTCAAACAGCAAGTTAATCCGCACTTCCTTTTCAATAGCCTCAATACCCTCTCCTACCTTATCAGCGAGGATGCCGAGAAGGCCGAGGAGTTCTTGGATGAGATGTGCAAGGTGTACCGCTACCTGCTGCGCAACAACGAAAACGAGCTCACCAACCTGGGCACGGAGCTGCAGTTTATCCGCTCGTATTTCCACTTGCTCAAAACCCGCTACGGCGACAGTCTGCACCTAAACTTAGCGGTGGAACCAAGCGATGAGCAACGTCTGCTCCCCTCTCTGACCTTGCAGCTGCTGGTGGAAAATGCCGTCAAGCACAACGTTATTCACAAAGACCATCCGCTGACGGTCCACATCAGCACGCGGGCCGATGGGCAGCTGACGGTGAAGAACAACTTACAAAAGAAGGTTCAGAAAGTGGCCTCCAACCAAGTTGGGCTTAGCAACATTGCCAGCAAGTTCAGTTTGCTTAAGCAGCCCGCTATCAAAGTGCAGCAGACCGAAACCGAGTTTCTGGTTACGATTCCCCTTATCCAGCCGAGCCACTAA
- a CDS encoding nuclear transport factor 2 family protein has protein sequence MYKAVLLLLAATGFLCYSASLTSATHGNQSDYQALLSAERAFAAFTGKHGIKAGFTRYLAEEALVVVKGRYQLGKPIYEKMPEQATLLSWWPVYADLSASGDFGYTTGPFEVRPQAATDTPVGFGHFTSVWRKTSTGEWKVVADVGITHGAPVHEAASAPSVPAGIVKKPVAVVDSALSRKQLLVAEASMAQVAGTESLQAAYNRVLATTEEVRLYRTGSMPHIGLAAAAFANTQTERATYTTVRAVVAPSGDLGFTYGYSHYNQKSGPFLRIWKRGAKLSWQLVHEVVDLR, from the coding sequence ATGTACAAAGCTGTTCTGTTGCTTTTAGCTGCAACAGGTTTTCTGTGTTACTCCGCATCTCTGACTTCTGCCACCCACGGCAACCAGTCAGATTACCAAGCCCTACTATCGGCGGAGCGCGCCTTTGCCGCGTTTACGGGCAAGCACGGCATCAAAGCCGGATTCACCCGGTATTTAGCCGAGGAGGCGTTGGTTGTGGTGAAGGGGCGTTATCAACTTGGCAAACCTATCTATGAGAAGATGCCCGAACAGGCCACCCTGCTGTCTTGGTGGCCCGTGTACGCCGACCTATCTGCCTCCGGTGACTTCGGCTACACCACTGGTCCTTTCGAGGTTCGGCCCCAAGCTGCCACGGATACCCCTGTCGGCTTCGGCCACTTCACCAGCGTGTGGCGCAAAACCAGCACTGGCGAATGGAAGGTAGTGGCTGATGTGGGTATAACGCATGGGGCACCAGTTCACGAAGCTGCTTCGGCTCCAAGTGTACCGGCCGGAATAGTCAAGAAACCGGTGGCTGTGGTTGACAGCGCCCTTAGCCGAAAACAACTATTGGTAGCGGAAGCCAGTATGGCGCAAGTGGCTGGCACAGAGTCGTTGCAAGCGGCGTACAACCGAGTATTGGCAACCACCGAAGAGGTGCGGTTGTACCGGACTGGTAGTATGCCGCACATAGGCTTAGCTGCCGCTGCTTTCGCCAACACGCAAACCGAACGAGCCACTTACACTACGGTACGGGCGGTAGTGGCCCCCTCCGGCGACCTTGGATTCACGTACGGTTACAGCCACTACAACCAGAAGAGCGGCCCCTTTCTTCGCATTTGGAAACGTGGGGCCAAGCTCTCCTGGCAGCTAGTGCATGAAGTAGTTGATCTGCGTTAA
- a CDS encoding carbohydrate binding domain-containing protein, with product MLKKKLVFVLLAIGLASCSDTKTDVQSTHLAANDFESVDGWTENVPVSSLTKENAHSGQYSVKVSPGLEYSRGYHNTLSKLSSSELKKIKVRAWVNLSFGATSTLLVTAIEDPSNPGAKPVLWEGMKLTDEVKTPGKWTEVEKVVTLPENVSSSYRFNVYLWSTGAKETVFLDDLTIDKAE from the coding sequence ATGCTGAAGAAAAAGTTAGTTTTTGTGTTGCTAGCAATAGGTCTGGCTTCTTGTAGCGATACAAAAACAGATGTACAGAGTACTCACCTTGCGGCAAATGATTTTGAATCAGTAGACGGCTGGACAGAGAATGTCCCGGTCTCTTCTCTTACCAAGGAAAACGCGCATTCTGGGCAGTATTCTGTGAAAGTGAGTCCCGGCCTAGAATACAGCAGAGGCTACCATAATACCTTAAGTAAACTTAGTAGCAGTGAATTAAAGAAGATCAAAGTTCGAGCATGGGTAAACCTCTCATTTGGTGCTACTTCAACTCTGCTAGTAACAGCCATTGAAGATCCGTCCAACCCAGGGGCCAAACCTGTCTTATGGGAAGGCATGAAACTGACAGACGAAGTCAAAACGCCTGGGAAATGGACTGAGGTAGAGAAAGTAGTTACTCTCCCAGAAAATGTTTCCTCATCGTACAGATTCAACGTGTATCTGTGGAGCACTGGAGCAAAAGAAACGGTATTTCTCGACGACCTGACAATTGATAAAGCGGAGTAG
- a CDS encoding organic hydroperoxide resistance protein, producing MATTEKKTLYTAEAAAVGGRSGHVRSTTGIIDLDMSVPEGLGGKKGATNPEELFAAGYASCFQQALLVIAQRANDKLDADTTVNCSVSLFQEGEGYGLSAVLDIDLKKFDEAKTIEMVRQAHKICPYSVGTRGNMEVELRVKGQAIPVQAEENAGVAEKGN from the coding sequence ATGGCTACCACTGAAAAGAAAACTCTCTACACTGCTGAAGCTGCAGCTGTTGGCGGCCGTAGCGGCCACGTACGTTCTACTACTGGCATTATCGACTTGGATATGTCGGTGCCTGAAGGACTTGGCGGAAAGAAAGGCGCTACCAATCCTGAAGAGCTATTCGCCGCTGGCTACGCTTCTTGCTTTCAGCAAGCTCTACTAGTTATTGCTCAGCGCGCCAACGACAAACTTGATGCGGATACTACAGTGAACTGCTCGGTATCATTGTTTCAGGAAGGCGAAGGCTATGGCCTGAGCGCCGTTCTAGATATCGACTTAAAGAAATTCGACGAAGCCAAAACCATTGAGATGGTACGGCAAGCACACAAGATTTGCCCCTACTCAGTTGGTACGCGCGGCAACATGGAAGTGGAACTACGCGTGAAGGGCCAAGCCATTCCGGTGCAAGCAGAAGAAAACGCTGGTGTAGCTGAGAAAGGCAACTAG
- the sucC gene encoding ADP-forming succinate--CoA ligase subunit beta, giving the protein MNIHEYQGKDILKRYGVRVQEGIVADTAEEAVEAAKKLNADTGTSWYVIKAQIHAGGRGKGGGVKLAKNLDQVKEIAGQIIGMQLVTKQTGAEGRKVHKVLIAQDVYYPGESETKEYYMSVLLDRGTGKNVIIYTTEGGMDIEEVAEAHPEKIHREHVDPRVGLRPFQAAKIAFNLGLTGPAQKEMVKFVTALYKAYDDTDSAMFEINPVLKTSDNKILAVDAKVTLDENALYRHPDFAALRDTNEEDPLEVEASASNLNYVKLDGNVGCMVNGAGLAMATMDIIKLSGGEPANFLDVGGGANAQTVEAGFRIILKDPNVKAILINIFGGIVRCDRVANGVVEAYKNIGDIKVPIIVRLQGTNAEEGARIIDESGLKVYSAVLLKDAAERVKEVLAM; this is encoded by the coding sequence ATGAACATTCACGAGTATCAGGGCAAAGACATTCTGAAACGCTACGGTGTACGCGTGCAGGAAGGCATAGTAGCCGACACCGCTGAAGAAGCAGTAGAAGCCGCCAAGAAGCTGAACGCTGACACTGGCACCAGCTGGTACGTAATCAAAGCCCAGATTCATGCCGGCGGGCGCGGTAAAGGGGGCGGCGTGAAGCTGGCCAAGAACTTGGACCAGGTAAAAGAAATTGCAGGCCAGATCATCGGCATGCAGTTGGTGACCAAGCAGACCGGTGCTGAAGGCCGCAAAGTGCACAAGGTGCTGATAGCACAGGACGTGTACTATCCTGGCGAATCGGAAACCAAGGAGTACTACATGAGCGTACTCCTGGACCGTGGCACTGGCAAGAACGTCATTATCTATACCACGGAAGGCGGCATGGACATCGAGGAGGTAGCGGAAGCGCACCCCGAGAAAATCCACCGCGAGCATGTTGACCCACGGGTGGGCCTGCGTCCCTTCCAAGCCGCTAAAATCGCCTTCAACCTCGGCTTGACTGGCCCGGCGCAAAAGGAAATGGTAAAGTTCGTGACGGCGCTCTACAAAGCCTACGACGACACCGATTCGGCTATGTTCGAAATCAACCCGGTGCTCAAAACGTCGGACAACAAGATTTTGGCTGTTGACGCCAAAGTGACCCTCGACGAAAACGCCCTCTATCGTCACCCAGATTTCGCAGCCCTCCGCGACACCAACGAGGAAGATCCTTTGGAAGTGGAAGCCTCTGCCTCGAACCTGAACTATGTGAAGCTGGACGGCAACGTAGGCTGCATGGTAAACGGTGCCGGTCTCGCTATGGCGACCATGGACATCATCAAGCTGAGCGGCGGCGAGCCGGCCAACTTCCTCGACGTAGGAGGTGGAGCCAATGCCCAAACCGTAGAAGCCGGTTTCCGCATCATCTTGAAAGACCCGAATGTAAAAGCTATCCTCATCAACATCTTCGGAGGCATCGTACGTTGCGACCGGGTAGCGAATGGTGTGGTAGAAGCCTACAAAAACATCGGCGACATCAAAGTGCCGATCATTGTGCGCCTGCAAGGCACCAATGCCGAGGAAGGTGCTCGCATCATCGATGAGTCCGGCCTGAAGGTGTATTCAGCGGTGCTTCTGAAAGACGCTGCCGAGCGCGTTAAAGAAGTGCTGGCTATGTAG
- a CDS encoding glycoside hydrolase family 113, which translates to MPTTFSFAFVRRFWWVPVLLMAVPVALLVVWWHWPRQVVALPSSSANSASSVSGRPTGNRLRGVNWVAADSVSSSNMEPLVRSGVTWIAQTPFGWQAGAATPEVRLHTGGAFRGHWGESDQGLAHTTQQARLRGIRTMLKPHLWLRGGNGSWPGDINMTTAADWQAWFASYSIFLLHYAELAERTHMDALCIGTELQHATVGHEAEWRSLIRKVRSVYHGPLTYAANWSGEFEEIRFWDALDYIGIQAYFPLSTTTRPTKATLLASWKQPLRRIEAVQKRYKKPVLFTEVGYKTTPDAAIEPWAWPDRTAVFTELDEQTQRTCYEAMFETFWGQPWFRGTFIWKWYPGLQADGPAHRHLDFTPQHKPAEQVMAQWYGK; encoded by the coding sequence ATGCCAACTACCTTTTCTTTTGCATTCGTACGCCGATTTTGGTGGGTTCCGGTGCTGCTTATGGCGGTACCCGTGGCACTGCTGGTAGTGTGGTGGCACTGGCCGCGGCAGGTGGTAGCCCTGCCCTCATCATCGGCGAACAGTGCCAGTAGTGTCTCTGGCCGCCCTACCGGTAACCGGTTGCGAGGCGTAAACTGGGTGGCCGCCGACTCGGTTTCCAGTTCGAATATGGAGCCTTTGGTGCGTAGCGGCGTGACGTGGATAGCCCAAACGCCCTTTGGCTGGCAAGCGGGTGCGGCCACCCCGGAGGTGCGGTTGCACACAGGAGGCGCTTTTCGGGGCCATTGGGGCGAAAGTGACCAAGGCCTGGCTCATACCACCCAGCAAGCTCGGCTGCGTGGCATCCGTACCATGCTCAAGCCTCATCTATGGTTGCGCGGCGGCAATGGCTCCTGGCCCGGCGACATCAATATGACTACCGCTGCCGACTGGCAAGCCTGGTTTGCAAGCTATTCCATCTTTTTGTTGCATTATGCTGAACTGGCTGAACGAACCCACATGGATGCTCTCTGTATCGGCACTGAATTGCAACATGCCACGGTAGGGCATGAAGCGGAGTGGCGGTCCTTGATTAGGAAGGTGCGCAGCGTATACCATGGCCCTCTCACTTACGCTGCTAATTGGAGCGGAGAATTCGAAGAAATTCGCTTCTGGGACGCCCTGGACTACATCGGCATTCAAGCCTATTTCCCTCTGAGCACCACCACTCGCCCCACCAAGGCCACGCTGCTTGCTTCCTGGAAACAACCTCTGCGCCGGATTGAAGCGGTACAGAAGCGCTACAAAAAGCCGGTACTGTTCACGGAAGTTGGCTACAAAACCACTCCAGACGCTGCTATTGAGCCATGGGCCTGGCCCGACCGCACAGCGGTGTTCACTGAACTAGACGAGCAAACGCAACGCACGTGCTACGAGGCTATGTTCGAGACGTTTTGGGGGCAGCCCTGGTTTCGTGGTACGTTCATCTGGAAGTGGTATCCTGGCTTGCAGGCCGATGGTCCTGCGCATCGCCACTTGGATTTTACGCCCCAGCACAAACCGGCCGAGCAGGTGATGGCGCAATGGTATGGCAAGTGA
- a CDS encoding ABC transporter ATP-binding protein translates to MLQAINVRKKYNTLEVLKGIDLTIEKSEIVSIVGSSGAGKSTLLHILGTLDNPDSGEVLFDGESVSSLKRSELARFRNRHIGFIFQFHNLLPEFTALENVCLPAYLAGRSETETRVRARELLGMLNLERRADHKPSEMSGGEQQRTAVARALINSPEIIFADEPSGNLDSQNAQELHQIFFLLRKELGQTFVIVTHNDQLAEMADRKITMKDGLIWEGGS, encoded by the coding sequence TTGCTGCAAGCCATCAACGTTCGTAAGAAATATAACACGCTAGAAGTCCTGAAGGGCATCGATTTGACGATTGAAAAATCCGAGATAGTATCCATTGTAGGATCGTCAGGCGCGGGCAAAAGCACCCTGTTGCACATTCTAGGAACCCTCGACAACCCCGATTCGGGGGAGGTGCTCTTCGATGGGGAATCGGTTAGCTCACTGAAACGCTCGGAGTTGGCGCGGTTTCGCAACCGGCATATCGGCTTCATTTTTCAGTTCCATAATCTGCTGCCAGAGTTTACGGCTCTTGAAAACGTGTGCTTGCCCGCATACTTGGCCGGTCGTTCCGAAACCGAAACCCGAGTTCGGGCCCGCGAGCTGTTGGGCATGCTGAACCTAGAGCGCCGCGCCGACCATAAGCCTAGCGAAATGAGTGGCGGTGAACAGCAGCGCACGGCGGTGGCGCGTGCCCTCATCAATTCTCCCGAAATCATCTTTGCGGATGAACCCAGCGGAAACCTTGACTCACAGAACGCACAGGAGCTACATCAAATCTTTTTTCTGCTGCGCAAAGAGCTAGGTCAAACTTTCGTCATTGTGACGCACAACGACCAACTAGCTGAAATGGCTGACCGGAAGATTACGATGAAAGACGGACTGATCTGGGAGGGGGGGAGCTAG
- a CDS encoding RecQ family ATP-dependent DNA helicase, giving the protein MTLPTDDILHVLHQTWGHTAFRPLQEDIIRAVLAGQDVLALLPTGGGKSICFQVPALARDGLCLVVSPLIALMKDQVENLRKRGIKAEAVYAGMSHQEIDQTLDNCVYGPVKFLYVSPERLLTDMFRARIGKMKVSLLAVDEAHCLSQWGYDFRPPYLRIAELREVLPSVPCIALTATATEKVRQDIIQELRFRPGHKVFQQSFARPNLSYSVLATEDKLRRLLEVIRGVGAGKTSIVYARTRRQTEETTAYLQQHGVRATAYHAGLPSEQRTRTQQDWMQNKVHCIVATNAFGMGIDKPDVRLVVHLEAPDNLEAYYQEAGRAGRDEKYAFAVLLVGPNDADELRRRTQQAHPPLDTVRRVYQALANFSRTAVGGGELVAFDFDIQQFAETYRIKALDAHNSMRTLAREAFVVLNEAVNDPARVHIPIDHTDLYRFQVANAQHDQLIKSLLRFHGGELFAGFQRISENSLAQHLKLSVVDLRKMLLFLHRSGIIQYQPRHDSPQAQFATPRYDADKLPLDQKRLTATRELAHKKTEAVIRYAAGGRCRQQLLLEYFGELDAPACRVCDFCLAQKKAKQEAVPSVALREQLLALLRTTPQTPREVLAHFNPGQASTVTEQLRELVELGELRYASDGRLS; this is encoded by the coding sequence TTGACCTTGCCTACCGACGATATTCTGCACGTACTGCATCAGACGTGGGGACATACTGCTTTTCGGCCGTTGCAGGAGGACATTATCCGGGCGGTGCTAGCGGGGCAGGATGTACTGGCGCTATTGCCGACCGGTGGTGGAAAGAGCATTTGTTTTCAGGTACCTGCCCTGGCACGAGACGGGTTGTGCTTGGTGGTGTCGCCCCTGATTGCGCTGATGAAGGATCAGGTGGAGAACCTGCGCAAGCGGGGTATCAAGGCCGAAGCGGTGTATGCGGGGATGAGCCACCAAGAAATCGACCAAACGCTGGACAACTGCGTGTATGGCCCCGTCAAGTTCCTGTACGTGTCGCCGGAGCGTCTGCTAACGGATATGTTTCGGGCACGGATTGGGAAGATGAAGGTGAGTTTGCTGGCTGTGGATGAGGCGCATTGCCTTTCACAGTGGGGCTACGATTTCCGGCCGCCGTATCTGCGCATAGCGGAGCTGCGAGAAGTGCTGCCTAGTGTGCCCTGCATCGCCCTCACAGCTACAGCTACCGAAAAGGTGCGCCAGGATATCATACAAGAGTTACGGTTCCGGCCCGGACACAAGGTATTTCAGCAAAGTTTTGCTCGGCCCAACCTATCCTATTCAGTGCTGGCCACTGAAGACAAACTGCGCCGGCTGTTGGAAGTGATACGGGGGGTAGGGGCCGGCAAAACCAGCATTGTGTATGCCCGTACCCGCCGGCAAACTGAAGAGACCACTGCGTATCTGCAACAGCATGGCGTGCGAGCTACAGCCTACCATGCCGGCTTGCCCAGCGAGCAGCGCACTCGTACCCAGCAAGACTGGATGCAAAACAAAGTCCACTGCATAGTGGCCACCAATGCGTTCGGTATGGGCATAGATAAGCCCGACGTCCGGCTGGTAGTGCATTTAGAAGCTCCCGACAACCTTGAGGCATACTACCAGGAAGCAGGCCGGGCTGGCCGCGACGAGAAGTACGCCTTTGCCGTGCTCCTCGTCGGACCAAATGATGCCGATGAGTTGCGCCGCCGTACACAGCAGGCCCATCCGCCCCTCGATACGGTGCGCCGGGTGTATCAAGCGTTGGCTAACTTTTCTCGCACAGCGGTGGGGGGCGGCGAGTTGGTCGCTTTTGATTTTGATATTCAGCAATTCGCTGAGACGTACCGAATTAAAGCACTGGATGCGCACAACAGCATGCGTACGCTGGCACGTGAAGCATTTGTGGTTCTGAACGAAGCCGTAAACGATCCGGCCCGCGTGCATATTCCCATAGACCATACCGATTTGTATCGGTTTCAGGTAGCCAATGCCCAGCACGACCAGCTAATTAAAAGTTTGCTGCGCTTTCATGGGGGAGAGCTGTTTGCGGGGTTTCAGCGGATTTCCGAGAACAGCTTGGCGCAACACTTAAAGCTCAGCGTAGTGGACCTGCGCAAAATGCTGTTGTTTCTACACCGCTCCGGCATTATTCAGTACCAGCCTCGGCACGACTCCCCCCAAGCCCAGTTCGCCACGCCCCGCTACGACGCCGACAAGCTGCCGCTCGACCAAAAGCGCCTAACCGCAACCCGAGAACTAGCTCACAAGAAAACAGAAGCGGTAATCCGCTACGCCGCCGGAGGACGCTGCCGGCAGCAACTCTTGCTGGAGTACTTCGGTGAGCTGGATGCGCCTGCTTGCCGGGTCTGTGATTTTTGCTTAGCGCAGAAGAAGGCCAAGCAAGAGGCAGTGCCATCCGTGGCGCTCCGCGAACAGTTGTTGGCTTTGCTCCGTACCACCCCACAAACTCCGCGTGAGGTCTTGGCACATTTCAACCCCGGCCAAGCCAGTACGGTTACCGAGCAGCTGCGGGAACTGGTGGAATTAGGTGAGCTACGCTATGCTTCCGACGGCCGATTAAGCTAA
- a CDS encoding type 1 glutamine amidotransferase domain-containing protein, with the protein MNILLVLTSHDQLGTTGKKTGFWLEEFAAPYYVFKDAGATLTLASPKGGQPPLDPKSDEPGAQTEATERFKKDPEAQDALAHTVKLDSVSAPDFDAVFYPGGHGPLWDLAEDATSIALLETMYAAGKPVAAVCHAPGVLRHVKAPNGSLLVAGKDVTGFTNTEEAAVQLTDIVPFLVEDELKKATGNYSKVSDWQPYVVTAGNLITGQNPASSEPAALELLKQLGK; encoded by the coding sequence ATGAACATACTACTCGTGTTGACTTCCCATGATCAACTAGGTACTACAGGCAAAAAAACCGGCTTCTGGCTGGAAGAATTTGCAGCTCCCTACTACGTATTCAAAGATGCGGGTGCCACCCTCACGCTGGCTTCGCCCAAAGGAGGCCAACCGCCCCTCGACCCCAAAAGCGACGAGCCTGGTGCCCAGACAGAGGCTACCGAGCGCTTCAAGAAAGACCCAGAAGCCCAGGACGCCCTCGCCCACACTGTGAAGCTCGACAGCGTTTCGGCCCCTGATTTTGATGCCGTGTTCTACCCCGGCGGCCATGGCCCACTCTGGGATTTGGCCGAGGATGCTACCTCCATTGCGCTTCTCGAAACCATGTATGCCGCTGGCAAGCCAGTAGCCGCCGTTTGCCACGCACCGGGCGTTCTGCGCCACGTAAAAGCACCTAACGGCTCGTTGCTAGTGGCAGGTAAAGACGTTACGGGCTTCACCAACACCGAAGAAGCGGCCGTTCAACTCACCGACATCGTGCCATTTCTAGTGGAAGACGAACTAAAGAAAGCCACCGGCAACTACTCGAAAGTAAGCGACTGGCAGCCATACGTAGTAACAGCTGGCAACTTGATTACCGGACAAAATCCAGCTTCGTCGGAGCCTGCTGCGCTAGAGCTACTCAAGCAGTTAGGCAAGTAG
- a CDS encoding putative quinol monooxygenase translates to MEKQASKQNDMYCVAAEWRVQAGQEKAVADLLLSVMEAVRKHEPGNLQYIAHQDPVEPAHFFLYEQYANKAAYETHRAAPHYQEIVLQQIVPLLTERKVFFYHPLV, encoded by the coding sequence ATGGAAAAGCAAGCAAGTAAGCAGAACGATATGTATTGCGTGGCGGCCGAATGGCGGGTACAGGCTGGGCAAGAAAAGGCCGTAGCCGACTTACTCCTAAGCGTAATGGAAGCTGTACGGAAACATGAGCCGGGCAACCTGCAATATATTGCCCACCAAGATCCGGTAGAACCAGCTCATTTCTTTCTCTACGAGCAGTACGCCAACAAAGCCGCGTACGAAACGCACCGCGCTGCACCTCATTACCAGGAGATAGTTCTCCAGCAGATTGTCCCGCTGCTCACCGAGCGCAAAGTATTCTTTTACCACCCTTTGGTATAG